In one window of Bacillales bacterium DNA:
- a CDS encoding lmo0937 family membrane protein — protein sequence MLWFIIIVLIILWLFGFTIHIGGGLIHLLLVIALIVLIVQLARGRRP from the coding sequence ATGCTCTGGTTTATCATTATTGTCCTTATTATCTTATGGTTGTTTGGGTTTACGATTCACATCGGCGGCGGGCTCATTCACTTGTTGCTCGTGATCGCTCTCATCGTGTTGATTGTCCAACTGGCCCGCGGTCGAAGGCCGTGA